Proteins encoded in a region of the Prunus persica cultivar Lovell chromosome G4, Prunus_persica_NCBIv2, whole genome shotgun sequence genome:
- the LOC109948606 gene encoding uncharacterized protein LOC109948606, with translation MISTISGGPTIAGMSNYSMKQYVRAAKFPRVLGIEVNRHHETPKVHWEPITFCEEEEEGILYPHDDPMIIRAEIADYDVGRVLIDTGSSVSVIFAEAFREKGINDSQVNRQLTPPLSFSGDLVQPVGSVKLPITFGTAPRKTTVYDHFLIVDCPTAYNVIVGRTALTRIKAHLSPHMLLMKFPTPNGTGAVRGNQLSARTCYATALKSTSFKLPDETMSVQGVLNGTGPVDDPRDESPTPHTQPVEELETITLSEEQPDRQVRIGTRLAPTLRTQFINFLRNHSEVFTWSYEDMPGIAPEVISHKLSVSPSYKPVRQKRRSYDTERYEAMRKEVDKLQTISFIREATYPVWLANSMMVRKAIGGWRMCQDYTDLNKACPNDSFP, from the coding sequence ATGATAAGCACTATTAGCGGTGGCCCTACCATCGCAGGAATGAGCAACTATTCAATGAAACAATATGTGCGTGCCGCAAAATTTCCTCGGGTACTCGGCATAGAGGTGAATCGGCATCATGAAACGCCAAAAGTGCATTGGGAACCAATCACATTTTgcgaagaggaggaagagggcaTCCTCTATCCCCACGACGACCCGATGATCATTCGAGCAGAAATTGCCGACTACGATGTAGGACGGGTACTGATCGATACTGGCAGCTCCGTGAGCGTGATATTTGCCGAAGCTTTCCGAGAAAAGGGAATAAACGACAGTCAGGTCAACCGGCAATTGACCCCTCCGTTAAGTTTCTCTGGGGATCTAGTCCAACCAGTCGGAAGTGTAAAACTGCCAATTACCTTTGGTACCGCACCGAGAAAAACAACGGTATACGATCATTTCCTGATTGTTGACTGCCCGACAGCGTACAACGTTATAGTTGGACGAACGGCACTCACCAGGATCAAGGCCCATCTTTCCCCCCACATGCTATTGATGAAGTTCCCGACCCCCAACGGCACTGGGGCTGTCCGAGGAAATCAGCTAAGCGCGCGGACTTGCTACGCCACGGCCCTGAAGTCAACCTCTTTCAAACTCCCCGACGAGACAATGTCTGTCCAAGGGGTACTGAACGGTACAGGACCAGTTGACGACCCAAGAGATGAGTCCCCGACTCCACACACACAACCCGTCGAAGAACTGGAGACGATAACCTTGAGCGAGGAGCAGCCCGATCGTCAGGTTAGAATCGGCACTAGACTCGCTCCTACCCTCCGAACGCAATTCATAAATTTCTTGCGGAACCATTCGGAGGTATTCACATGGTCCTACGAAGACATGCCCGGCATCGCCCCAGAGGTCATCAGCCATAAACTCAGCGTCTCTCCATCTTATAAGCCTGTGAGGCAGAAGCGCCGTTCGTACGATACCGAGCGATATGAAGCCATGCGTAAGGAGGTTGACAAACTTCAAACCATCAGCTTCATCAGGGAGGCTACGTATCCGGTATGGCTGGCAAATTCGATGATGGTCCGGAAGGCTATTGGCGGGTGGCGAATGTGCCAAGACTATACCGATCTGAACAAGGCCTGCCCGAATGACAGCTTTCCGTAG